A single genomic interval of Tsukamurella paurometabola harbors:
- a CDS encoding OFA family MFS transporter, producing the protein MAALSFLDREHSVAPLNYNRWLIPPAALAIHLCIGQVYATSVYKDALVKHFDTNKTMIGIVFSIAIVMLGLSAAVFGTWVDRVGPRRTMFTAASCWGAGFLIAAAGIATGQLWLVYLGYGVVGGIGLGLGYISPVSTLMKWFPDRPGLATGMAIMGFGGGAMVASPLSKELMKFYGGTEAGGSAVTKLFITLGIAYFVVMMMGVFTIRVPAPGYAPAGFDPATVTSKAMVSTGNVSAANAIKTPQFWLLWIVLLCNVTAGIGILEQAADMIQDFFRDDTGVSTVTATVAAGFVGLLSVANMAGRLGWSTTSDYIGRKPTYMIYLGVGILLYLGLATVGASSTALFVVFCAVIISFYGGGFATVPAYLKDLFGTYQVGAIHGRLLTAWSTAGVLGPLIVNRVLDSKKDRVDEAGNAIPLEAADYHLALYIMVGVLVVGFLANLAIRPVADRWHEEGPVVDAVDAAHAPKESR; encoded by the coding sequence GTGGCCGCCCTATCGTTCCTCGACCGAGAACACTCCGTCGCACCGCTGAACTACAACCGCTGGCTGATCCCCCCGGCGGCACTGGCGATCCACCTGTGCATCGGTCAGGTGTACGCCACGAGCGTCTACAAGGACGCGCTGGTCAAACACTTCGACACCAACAAGACGATGATCGGCATCGTCTTCTCCATCGCCATCGTCATGCTGGGGCTCTCCGCAGCGGTCTTCGGCACCTGGGTGGACAGGGTCGGTCCGCGGCGCACCATGTTCACCGCGGCGAGTTGCTGGGGCGCGGGCTTCCTCATCGCCGCGGCGGGCATCGCGACCGGCCAGCTCTGGCTCGTCTATCTCGGCTACGGCGTGGTCGGCGGCATCGGCCTGGGGCTCGGTTACATCTCGCCGGTGTCGACCCTCATGAAGTGGTTCCCCGATCGCCCCGGACTCGCGACCGGCATGGCGATCATGGGATTCGGTGGCGGCGCGATGGTCGCCTCGCCCCTGTCGAAGGAACTGATGAAGTTCTACGGCGGCACCGAGGCCGGTGGCAGCGCGGTGACCAAGCTGTTCATCACCCTCGGCATCGCCTACTTCGTGGTGATGATGATGGGCGTCTTCACCATTCGCGTGCCCGCGCCCGGTTACGCGCCCGCGGGCTTCGACCCCGCCACAGTGACCTCCAAGGCGATGGTCAGCACCGGCAACGTCTCCGCCGCCAACGCGATCAAGACGCCGCAGTTCTGGCTGTTGTGGATCGTGCTGCTGTGCAACGTGACCGCGGGCATCGGGATCCTCGAGCAGGCCGCCGACATGATCCAGGACTTCTTCCGCGACGACACGGGCGTCTCCACGGTCACCGCGACCGTCGCGGCCGGCTTCGTCGGCCTGCTGTCCGTGGCGAACATGGCGGGCAGGCTCGGCTGGTCGACCACCTCGGACTACATCGGGCGCAAGCCGACCTACATGATCTACCTCGGCGTCGGGATCCTGCTCTACCTCGGCCTGGCGACCGTCGGCGCGTCCTCCACGGCGCTGTTCGTCGTGTTCTGCGCGGTCATCATCTCCTTCTACGGAGGCGGTTTCGCGACCGTTCCCGCCTACCTGAAGGACCTCTTCGGCACGTACCAGGTGGGGGCCATCCACGGCCGCCTCCTGACGGCCTGGTCGACGGCCGGCGTCCTCGGCCCGCTCATCGTCAACCGGGTACTGGACTCGAAGAAGGACCGGGTCGACGAGGCGGGCAACGCGATCCCGCTCGAGGCGGCCGACTACCACCTCGCCCTGTACATCATGGTCGGCGTGCTCGTCGTCGGCTTCCTCGCCAATCTCGCCATCCGCCCCGTCGCCGACCGCTGGCACGAGGAGGGCCCCGTCGTCGATGCGGTCGACGCCGCGCACGCACCGAAGGAGTCCCGATGA
- a CDS encoding DUF488 domain-containing protein, translating into MTVRVKRVYEAEDAGDGARVLVDRLWPRGISKDRADLTQWCKAVSPSTELRKWYEHDPAKYPEFVARYRAELAEPDAAAAFEALAGLAAEGPLTLLTASKAEDISHAHVLAALLTGHDPLAR; encoded by the coding sequence ATGACGGTCCGGGTCAAGCGGGTGTACGAGGCGGAGGACGCGGGCGACGGAGCGCGGGTCCTCGTCGACCGGTTGTGGCCGCGCGGGATCAGTAAGGACCGCGCGGACCTGACCCAGTGGTGCAAGGCGGTCTCGCCGTCGACGGAGCTGCGGAAGTGGTACGAGCACGATCCGGCGAAGTACCCGGAGTTCGTCGCGAGGTACCGCGCCGAGTTGGCGGAGCCGGACGCCGCGGCGGCGTTCGAGGCCCTGGCTGGGTTGGCCGCCGAGGGACCGCTCACGCTGCTCACCGCGTCCAAGGCCGAGGACATCAGTCACGCCCACGTCCTGGCGGCGCTCCTGACCGGCCACGATCCCCTCGCACGGTGA
- a CDS encoding ATP-binding protein → MTAHIREFHDDDLDTIVRLWEAAYNRGTPPVYSMAEVIASCQQDHAMVATEGDRVVAVAVGRAAHAQGWIVFFDVAPDTDPTVAGLVLDALERRMAPLGLGKLSVLTAGDDDASAALSENGFVVRDPVRYLERPMPVQRRELDLLKEVGGRLLPRQLWDRVSGMRREKEMLEQRLVTPLARPDMAERFGVMPPHAVMLFGPPGTGKTTFAKAVASRLDWPFVELFPSRLADSPGGLAGALRSAFEAIASLEHAVVFIDEVEEIASHRRGDPPSPTQGVTNELLKQVAEFRDQEGRLLVCATNFVRALDDAFLRHGRFDYVMPIGLPDADARSAIWGRYIPDHVVGTVDVAALTAASEGMTPADIEYAARRASQDALARALDAPLGSPTQELSTGDYLAALAATRATVSPAVAAEFSEDIETYARL, encoded by the coding sequence ATGACGGCCCACATCCGCGAGTTCCACGACGACGACCTGGACACGATCGTCCGGCTCTGGGAAGCCGCCTACAACCGCGGGACGCCGCCGGTGTACTCGATGGCGGAGGTGATCGCCTCGTGCCAGCAGGACCACGCGATGGTCGCCACGGAGGGCGATCGCGTGGTCGCGGTGGCCGTCGGCCGTGCTGCGCACGCGCAGGGCTGGATCGTCTTCTTCGACGTCGCGCCCGACACCGACCCGACGGTGGCCGGCCTGGTCCTCGACGCACTGGAACGGCGGATGGCGCCCCTCGGACTCGGGAAGCTGTCGGTCCTGACGGCGGGCGACGACGACGCGTCCGCCGCCCTGTCCGAGAACGGCTTCGTCGTACGGGATCCGGTCCGGTACCTGGAGCGGCCGATGCCGGTGCAACGACGGGAACTGGACCTGCTCAAGGAGGTCGGTGGCCGCCTGCTCCCCCGGCAGTTGTGGGACCGCGTGTCGGGCATGCGGCGCGAGAAGGAGATGCTCGAGCAGCGCCTGGTGACCCCGCTCGCCCGACCCGACATGGCCGAGCGGTTCGGAGTGATGCCGCCGCACGCGGTGATGCTCTTCGGGCCGCCCGGCACGGGGAAGACGACGTTCGCGAAGGCGGTGGCGTCGCGCCTGGACTGGCCGTTCGTGGAGCTCTTCCCCTCGCGGCTCGCGGACTCGCCCGGCGGACTCGCGGGCGCACTGCGGTCGGCGTTCGAGGCGATCGCCTCGCTGGAGCACGCCGTGGTGTTCATCGACGAGGTCGAGGAGATCGCCTCGCACCGCCGCGGCGATCCGCCGTCACCCACGCAGGGCGTCACGAACGAACTGCTCAAGCAGGTCGCCGAGTTCCGAGACCAGGAGGGACGACTGCTGGTGTGCGCCACCAACTTCGTGCGCGCACTCGACGACGCGTTCCTGCGGCACGGCCGCTTCGACTACGTGATGCCGATCGGGCTGCCGGACGCCGACGCCCGGTCCGCGATCTGGGGCCGCTACATCCCCGATCACGTGGTCGGCACGGTCGATGTCGCCGCCCTCACCGCCGCCAGCGAGGGGATGACTCCCGCCGACATCGAGTACGCGGCCCGTAGGGCCTCCCAGGATGCCCTCGCGCGGGCGCTCGACGCGCCGCTCGGCTCGCCCACCCAGGAATTGAGCACGGGCGACTACCTGGCCGCCCTCGCCGCCACCCGGGCCACGGTCTCCCCCGCCGTGGCGGCGGAGTTCTCCGAGGACATCGAGACCTACGCCCGCTTGTGA
- a CDS encoding GNAT family N-acetyltransferase: MASSDDADGGYLIRRPGAGDAGALADVHVRVWKATYPGVVDRAKLDALTVAARTERWERILGGLERQEAAGVHTRCAVHTVSARIVGFATGGTPRDDDAPSTTQLWSLNVLPDHHGTGVAAALMDAVIGAGGAYLWLATGNDRALAFYRKHGFELDGAVQVDEEWSCHESRMVRPDLCS; this comes from the coding sequence ATGGCTTCGAGCGACGATGCCGATGGCGGCTACCTGATTCGACGGCCCGGGGCCGGCGACGCGGGTGCGCTCGCCGACGTCCATGTCCGCGTCTGGAAGGCGACCTACCCGGGCGTGGTGGACCGGGCGAAGCTCGATGCGCTCACCGTGGCGGCCCGGACGGAGCGGTGGGAGCGGATCCTGGGCGGCCTGGAGCGTCAGGAGGCGGCCGGCGTGCATACGCGGTGCGCCGTGCACACGGTCTCGGCGCGAATCGTGGGGTTCGCGACCGGCGGCACGCCGCGCGACGACGACGCACCGTCGACCACCCAGCTCTGGTCTCTCAACGTCCTGCCCGATCACCACGGCACCGGAGTGGCGGCAGCGCTGATGGATGCGGTGATCGGGGCCGGTGGCGCGTACCTGTGGCTGGCGACGGGCAACGACCGGGCGCTCGCCTTCTACCGCAAGCACGGCTTCGAGCTCGACGGTGCCGTGCAGGTGGACGAGGAGTGGTCCTGCCACGAATCGCGGATGGTCAGACCTGACCTTTGCTCATGA
- a CDS encoding excalibur calcium-binding domain-containing protein — translation MLPSAPKEPAPASGLIGPTATATVTESATATVTVTTTTTVVPPTSTEPTTTAVASTSTRIPPNPGLTETNTRTPVPTVDRVPPPRTTTADASSAYYSNCDEAKAAGAAPMYRGSPGYRRALDRDGDGIACDK, via the coding sequence ATGCTACCGAGCGCACCGAAAGAGCCTGCTCCGGCAAGCGGTCTGATCGGCCCAACCGCCACTGCAACGGTCACTGAATCAGCGACGGCGACAGTGACCGTCACTACCACCACGACCGTTGTGCCTCCGACGAGCACAGAGCCGACCACGACTGCCGTGGCCTCGACGAGCACCCGGATCCCACCGAATCCCGGGCTCACGGAGACGAACACCCGGACACCGGTCCCCACGGTCGATCGGGTGCCTCCACCCCGGACGACCACGGCCGATGCTTCATCCGCGTATTACAGCAATTGCGACGAAGCGAAAGCCGCGGGCGCAGCCCCGATGTACCGCGGGAGTCCCGGCTACCGCCGGGCATTGGATCGCGACGGAGATGGCATCGCCTGCGACAAGTGA
- a CDS encoding MFS transporter yields the protein MSTATVDDAPAPSAPDRSQLRRVIAASLLGTTVEWYDFFLYSTAASLVFNKLFFPDTSSFVGTMLSFVTFAVGFVMRPIGGLVFGHIGDRIGRRQTLALTMLLMGVATALMGALPTAGQVGVLAPVLLLILRIVQGFALGGEWAGAVLLAVEHAPEGRRGRFGAVPQIGLALGLGLGTAVFALLQTVFDDDQFLRFGWRIAFAVSIVLVVIGIVVRLAVDETPAFVAARATLDTTRAPLRQLLGDPILRRNTIAGCLARWAEGSAFNTWGVFAITYATATLAMNKVEVLLAVTAAALVMAVVIPFAGVLVDRHGAARVYGTGVLLYGVAVFPVFALFGTASIVWFTVGLIVVFGLIHGVFYAAQGTFFASLFPTKVRYTGLSVVYQFSGIYASGLTPLILTALIHGADGAPWTAAGYLCATALISLAATVWIRRVAQPAETPPRQ from the coding sequence GTGAGCACCGCCACCGTCGACGACGCCCCCGCCCCGTCCGCGCCCGACCGCTCCCAGCTGCGGCGCGTGATCGCGGCGTCGCTACTGGGCACGACGGTGGAGTGGTACGACTTCTTCCTCTACTCGACGGCCGCGTCGCTCGTGTTCAACAAGCTCTTCTTCCCGGACACGAGTTCGTTCGTGGGAACCATGTTGAGCTTCGTCACCTTCGCCGTCGGCTTCGTGATGCGGCCGATCGGCGGTCTGGTCTTCGGACACATCGGCGACCGGATAGGGCGGCGGCAGACGCTGGCGCTCACGATGCTGCTGATGGGTGTGGCGACGGCCCTCATGGGCGCGCTGCCCACCGCCGGGCAGGTCGGCGTGCTCGCGCCGGTCCTTCTGCTGATCCTGCGGATCGTGCAGGGTTTCGCACTCGGCGGCGAGTGGGCGGGCGCGGTGCTGCTCGCCGTCGAGCACGCGCCCGAGGGTCGCAGGGGCCGCTTCGGCGCTGTCCCGCAGATCGGGCTCGCATTGGGGCTCGGGCTCGGCACGGCTGTCTTCGCCCTGCTCCAGACAGTGTTCGACGACGACCAGTTCCTCCGCTTCGGATGGCGCATCGCCTTCGCGGTGTCCATCGTGTTGGTGGTGATCGGCATCGTCGTACGCCTGGCCGTCGACGAGACACCCGCCTTCGTCGCGGCCCGAGCCACCCTGGACACCACCCGCGCACCGCTGCGTCAGCTCCTCGGCGATCCGATCCTGCGACGCAACACCATCGCGGGCTGCCTCGCGCGGTGGGCGGAGGGCAGCGCCTTCAACACGTGGGGCGTCTTCGCCATCACCTACGCCACGGCGACGCTCGCGATGAACAAGGTCGAGGTCCTGCTCGCGGTCACCGCGGCGGCCCTGGTGATGGCGGTGGTGATCCCGTTCGCCGGCGTGCTCGTGGATCGGCACGGCGCGGCGCGCGTGTACGGCACCGGCGTTCTGCTCTACGGCGTCGCCGTGTTCCCGGTGTTCGCGCTGTTCGGCACCGCCTCCATCGTCTGGTTCACCGTGGGCCTCATCGTCGTGTTCGGCCTGATCCACGGTGTCTTCTACGCCGCGCAGGGCACCTTCTTCGCGAGCCTGTTCCCCACGAAAGTCCGGTACACGGGCCTGTCCGTCGTCTACCAGTTCTCGGGGATCTACGCCTCGGGCCTCACTCCCCTCATCCTGACCGCGCTCATCCACGGGGCCGACGGTGCGCCGTGGACCGCGGCGGGCTATCTCTGTGCGACCGCCCTCATCTCGCTCGCGGCGACCGTGTGGATCCGCCGCGTCGCGCAGCCCGCGGAGACTCCGCCCCGGCAGTGA
- a CDS encoding YoaK family protein — MTTSTEHEPTKQQPRPVVSRDAAIGPDARLSWLLAAMAGMVGAVAFLHSAGYFVTFMTGNTERAVLTWFKASDAQQVPGAGALAATALIVAFVTGVVVASVCRRFFWQNHPHGPTVLTTAGLLIASATDFALDGFAEPEVRFVPILIITFSLGALNTSFTKNGEVSVPLSYVTGTLVKLGQGIERHATGNGSVYDWLGYALVYTGFVLGAAVGGVIGSFVTGPQVILTAGLLCGAITFVTFFHSDRRKLFG, encoded by the coding sequence ATGACCACCTCGACGGAGCACGAGCCCACGAAGCAGCAGCCCCGCCCGGTCGTCTCCCGGGACGCCGCGATCGGACCCGACGCACGCTTGTCCTGGCTCCTCGCCGCCATGGCGGGCATGGTCGGCGCGGTCGCGTTCCTGCACTCGGCCGGATACTTCGTCACCTTCATGACGGGCAACACCGAGCGCGCGGTCCTCACGTGGTTCAAGGCGTCCGACGCGCAGCAGGTCCCGGGCGCGGGCGCACTCGCCGCAACGGCCCTCATCGTCGCCTTCGTCACCGGCGTCGTCGTCGCGTCGGTCTGCCGCCGCTTCTTCTGGCAGAACCACCCGCACGGCCCGACGGTGCTCACCACCGCGGGGCTCCTCATCGCCTCGGCGACGGACTTCGCCCTGGACGGCTTCGCCGAGCCCGAGGTGCGCTTCGTCCCCATCCTCATCATCACCTTCTCGCTGGGCGCGCTGAACACCTCGTTCACGAAGAACGGCGAGGTCTCGGTCCCCCTGTCCTACGTGACGGGCACGCTGGTCAAACTCGGTCAGGGCATCGAGCGGCACGCGACCGGCAACGGCTCCGTCTACGACTGGCTCGGGTACGCCCTCGTCTACACGGGGTTCGTCCTGGGGGCGGCGGTCGGCGGCGTCATCGGCTCCTTCGTCACCGGCCCCCAGGTGATCCTCACGGCCGGCCTGCTCTGCGGGGCGATCACGTTCGTCACGTTCTTCCACTCGGACCGGCGGAAGCTGTTCGGCTGA
- a CDS encoding MFS transporter small subunit: MTDTASDERHPVQLVVTWTLVAVPLLYGLYNAVDAALQLFQG; the protein is encoded by the coding sequence ATGACCGACACCGCATCCGATGAGCGCCACCCGGTCCAGCTCGTGGTGACGTGGACGCTCGTCGCCGTTCCGCTGCTCTACGGCCTGTACAACGCCGTCGACGCGGCGCTGCAACTCTTCCAGGGCTGA